Proteins encoded by one window of Primulina huaijiensis isolate GDHJ02 chromosome 1, ASM1229523v2, whole genome shotgun sequence:
- the LOC140978531 gene encoding transcription termination factor MTEF18, mitochondrial-like, whose translation MLVRRTRGRVCSEMISLFDNRFLFPALTEKIHSFLHIPLAHKLARIHQFHALKPTLKGLKFPINKAVVRSRKYVSVERTPRFAVTDAQAALFDYLHCTRGYGFLDAEHISKNSPQFLQELITRVEREQDVSRALLKFFRYHPINEFEPFFESLGLRQTEYTPLLPRGLIFLSDDQVLLDNYHALCNYGIPRINIGRMCKEADEILRFEHGVLDMKLRTFEQLGLCRSTVIKLVSCSPVLLLGNDNNAFIGTIEKLKALGFEEDWIGGYLSSKNKYNWKRFLDTLCFLSEVGYGDTQLGLLLSENTYLLVEGSGKQVYVFVGALLKLGLNMNEVYALFLKNPQMLSRKRAKNFWKVLHFLFEIGMEPENISLILSKHMKLLGSQSLKGPKTVLRIFDGDKYTLCQTLREDPSTFFNYALKSKIPSAEQVGARDPNNYFEKKDFLLRIGYAENSDEMVKALKRFRGRGDQLQERFDCLVQAGLDFNAVSSMVKQAPTLLNQTKDVLEKKINCLKNYLGYPVDSIVTFPSYLCYDMKRIILRFSMYAWLREKGAAKPTLSVGTLLASSEARFVRYFVIVHPEGPCMWENLKKSLASS comes from the coding sequence ATGTTAGTTCGAAGAACCAGGGGAAGGGTTTGTTCAGAAATGATTTCCCTCTTCGATAATCGCTTCCTGTTCCCTGCTTTAACTgaaaaaattcattcttttttGCACATCCCATTAGCTCATAAGTTAGCTAGAATCCATCAATTCCATGCCTTGAAACCTACCTTAAAAGGTCTCAAGTTTCCTATTAACAAAGCCGTAGTGCGGTCTCGAAAATATGTTTCTGTTGAACGAACTCCAAGGTTTGCTGTTACTGATGCTCAGGCTGCACTTTTTGATTACTTGCATTGCACCCGGGGATACGGCTTCCTGGATGCTGAGCACATTAGCAAGAATTCTCCTCAGTTCCTTCAAGAACTTATCACCCGGGTTGAAAGGGAGCAAGATGTCTCAAGAGCATTGTTAAAATTTTTCAGGTACCACCCCATTAACGAGTTTGAGCCTTTCTTTGAGAGTCTGGGCTTGAGACAAACAGAATATACACCCCTTCTTCCTCGAGGCTTGATATTTCTGAGTGATGATCAAGTCCTGCTTGATAACTATCACGCGCTTTGTAATTACGGGATCCCTCGGATTAACATAGGAAGGATGTGCAAGGAAGCAGATGAGATCTTGAGGTTTGAACATGGCGTGTTAGATATGAAATTGCGAACTTTCGAGCAATTGGGGTTGTGCAGATCAACTGTCATAAAGCTTGTTAGTTGTAGTCCTGTGCTTTTGCTGggcaatgataacaatgcaTTTATTGGAACTATCGAGAAATTGAAAGCGCTGGGGTTTGAGGAAGACTGGATTGGAGGGTATTTATCAAGCAAGAATAAATACAATTGGAAACGATTTCTTGACACGCTGTGTTTTCTTAGTGAAGTAGGTTACGGTGATACCCAATTGGGATTGCTTTTAAGTGAAAATACTTACCTACTAGTTGAAGGATCTGGGAAACAAGTCTACGTATTCGTTGGTGCACTGCTTAAATTAGGCCTTAACATGAATGAGGTCTATGCTTTATTCCTGAAGAATCCTCAGATGCTGTCTAGAAAGCGTGCCAAGAATTTCTGGAAGGTATTGCATTTCCTTTTTGAGATTGGGATGGAACCAGAAAACATTTCCCTGATTTTATCCAAGCACATGAAACTATTGGGTTCACAGTCTCTAAAAGGACCAAAGACCGTATTGAGGATTTTCGATGGTGATAAGTATACTTTATGTCAAACTTTAAGGGAAGacccttcaacatttttcaattATGCTCTCAAGTCAAAGATCCCCAGTGCTGAGCAAGTGGGTGCCAGAGATCCAAACAACTATTTTGAGAAGAAAGACTTTTTACTCAGAATTGGTTATGCAGAAAATTCCGATGAGATGGTGAAAGCTCTTAAACGGTTCCGAGGCAGGGGAGACCAGTTGCAGGAGAGATTTGATTGCTTGGTGCAAGCTGGTTTGGACTTCAACGCCGTATCATCAATGGTGAAACAGGCCCCGACACTTCTAAACCAGACCAAAGATGTTCTAGAGAAAAAGATCAACTGTTTGAAAAACTACTTGGGGTACCCAGTGGATTCTATTGTGACTTTTCCGTCATACCTGTGCTATGATATGAAGAGAATTATTCTGAGATTTTCTATGTATGCATGGCTTAGGGAAAAAGGTGCTGCAAAGCCCACTTTATCTGTGGGAACACTTCTTGCTAGTTCAGAGGCACGATTTGTAAGATATTTTGTGATTGTACATCCGGAAGGTCCTTGTATGTGGGAAAACTTGAAAAAATCTTTGGCCTCTAGCTGA